A stretch of Amycolatopsis balhimycina FH 1894 DNA encodes these proteins:
- a CDS encoding ArsR/SmtB family transcription factor, with amino-acid sequence MATYGSDQLAALADPSRRAIVEALRDGPRAVGELAADLPISRPAVSQHLKVLKEAGLVADRAEGTKRLYRLEPDGIAAVRAYLDRMWSDALRAFADLAESTEESPEEEQS; translated from the coding sequence GTGGCGACTTACGGAAGCGACCAGCTGGCCGCGCTGGCCGACCCGTCGCGGCGCGCGATCGTCGAAGCGCTCCGCGACGGGCCCCGCGCGGTCGGCGAGCTGGCCGCGGACCTGCCGATCAGCCGCCCGGCCGTCTCCCAGCACCTCAAGGTGCTCAAGGAGGCCGGTCTGGTCGCGGACCGGGCCGAGGGCACGAAGCGGCTCTACCGCCTCGAACCCGACGGCATCGCCGCCGTGCGCGCCTACCTCGACCGGATGTGGTCGGACGCGCTGCGCGCCTTCGCCGACCTGGCGGAATCCACCGAAGAATCCCCTGAAGAGGAGCAGTCATGA
- a CDS encoding SRPBCC family protein — protein sequence MTLEPVRKTITVACSREHAFKTYTEAFDSWWPRQHHIGAGDLAEAVLEPKPGGRWYERTVDGAECDWGEVLVWEPPVRVVLSWRIDGDWKIDPDPARASEIEVRFLEEGPRSTRVEVEHRDFERHGETGVKVREGVSGEGGHGTLLKLFAEKAAA from the coding sequence ATGACCCTGGAGCCGGTTCGCAAGACGATCACCGTCGCGTGTTCGCGCGAGCACGCGTTCAAGACCTACACCGAGGCCTTCGACAGCTGGTGGCCGCGGCAGCACCACATCGGGGCGGGCGACCTCGCCGAGGCCGTCCTGGAACCGAAGCCGGGTGGCCGCTGGTACGAGCGGACGGTCGACGGCGCCGAGTGCGACTGGGGCGAGGTGCTCGTCTGGGAGCCGCCCGTCCGGGTGGTCCTTTCGTGGCGCATCGACGGCGACTGGAAGATCGACCCGGACCCGGCCCGCGCCAGCGAGATCGAGGTCAGATTCCTCGAGGAGGGGCCGCGCAGCACCCGGGTCGAGGTGGAGCACCGCGACTTCGAGCGGCACGGCGAAACCGGCGTCAAGGTGCGCGAAGGCGTCTCGGGTGAAGGGGGGCACGGCACCCTGCTGAAACTCTTCGCCGAGAAAGCCGCCGCGTGA
- a CDS encoding PPK2 family polyphosphate kinase, translated as MAKNDDGSRVRDALRVGAELPDPGATPVGPGKKAKALAGLESAGERLSALQEALYAEGVGGGRRSVLLVLQGMDTSGKGGTVSHVLGLVNPMGVRYAAFKKPTAAERRHHYLWRIRKQLPAPGEIGVFDRSHYEDILVPRVSGLLTAAERRRRYAEITAFEAELAEAGTTVLKVFLHISPEEQLARLKARLVTPAKRWKYNPGDLDARAHWPAYQEAYADIFKKTPTWYAVPADHKWYRNWAVAELLIETLADLRPEFPEPDYDVDAELAKLKGVGVPA; from the coding sequence ATGGCCAAGAACGACGACGGAAGCCGGGTCCGGGACGCGCTGCGCGTCGGCGCGGAGCTGCCGGACCCGGGGGCGACCCCGGTCGGGCCCGGCAAGAAAGCCAAGGCTCTCGCCGGGCTCGAGAGCGCCGGCGAGCGGCTGTCCGCGCTGCAGGAGGCGCTCTACGCCGAGGGCGTCGGCGGTGGACGGCGCAGCGTCCTGCTGGTGCTGCAGGGCATGGACACCTCCGGCAAGGGCGGCACGGTTTCGCACGTGCTCGGCCTGGTGAACCCGATGGGCGTCCGGTACGCCGCGTTCAAGAAGCCCACCGCGGCCGAGCGGCGCCACCACTACCTGTGGCGGATCCGCAAGCAGCTGCCCGCGCCCGGGGAGATCGGCGTCTTCGACCGTTCGCACTACGAGGACATCCTGGTCCCGCGCGTGTCCGGGCTGCTCACCGCGGCCGAGCGGCGCCGCCGGTACGCCGAGATCACCGCGTTCGAAGCGGAGCTGGCCGAGGCGGGCACGACCGTGCTCAAGGTGTTCCTGCACATCTCGCCGGAGGAGCAGCTCGCGCGGCTCAAAGCCCGGCTCGTCACGCCGGCGAAGCGCTGGAAGTACAACCCGGGCGACCTCGACGCCCGCGCGCACTGGCCCGCTTACCAGGAGGCCTACGCCGACATCTTCAAGAAGACACCGACCTGGTACGCGGTGCCCGCCGACCACAAGTGGTACCGCAACTGGGCCGTCGCCGAGCTGCTCATCGAGACCCTCGCCGACCTGCGGCCGGAGTTCCCCGAGCCGGACTACGACGTCGACGCGGAGCTGGCGAAGCTGAAGGGTGTTGGCGTCCCGGCGTGA